One Mesorhizobium sp. L-2-11 genomic region harbors:
- a CDS encoding P-II family nitrogen regulator, with protein MKKIEAIIKPFKLDEVKEALQEAGLQGITVTEAKGFGRQKGHTELYRGAEYVVDFLPKVKIEVVLGDDAVEGAIEAIRKAAQTGRIGDGKIFVSNIEEVVRIRTGETGMDAV; from the coding sequence ATGAAAAAGATCGAAGCGATCATCAAGCCGTTCAAGCTAGACGAAGTGAAGGAAGCGCTTCAGGAGGCCGGGCTGCAAGGCATCACCGTTACGGAGGCCAAGGGTTTTGGCCGGCAGAAGGGCCATACCGAACTCTATCGCGGCGCTGAATATGTCGTGGATTTTCTGCCCAAGGTGAAGATCGAGGTCGTGCTCGGCGACGATGCCGTCGAAGGCGCCATCGAAGCCATTCGCAAGGCGGCGCAGACCGGCCGCATCGGCGACGGCAAGATCTTCGTCTCCAACATCGAGGAAGTCGTGCGCATCCGCACCGGCGAAACAGGGATGGACGCGGTCTGA
- a CDS encoding NAD(P)H-hydrate dehydratase: MSNEILSPAEMAEADRLTISAGPRDGIGLMRNAGGAVAAVVLAHFPAARRVHVLCGPGNNGGDGYVVARILGDSAVDVLLWASSSPKAGSDAALAASECPVRPRPLSEFAADQGSILVDALYGAGLSKPLSGDAARAVEVATELNLPVVAVDLPSGVSGESGQILGQAFRARITVTFARKKPGHLLLPGREMCGELVLADIGIGDEIVAQLEPRTFENAPSLWLESFPIPAVDTHKYRRGHVGVFSGGPSATGAARLSALAAARSGAGAVTVLSPANAVQVNAAHLTSIMLKKADSIADVQDFIDSRRPSAFVLGPGFGVGEKTRDFALGVLANGERQDGRVDGLVLDADGISSFRDTPKVLFEAARRPNAPALVLTPHEGEFARLFADIAGDKNLSKLAKARAAAERAGAVVVYKGADTVIAAPDGRAAINGNGAPWLATAGSGDVLSGIIAGFLAQGMPAFEAACAAVWIHAEAGSRFGPGLIAEDLPLALVPVLRELAENRKEVTA, translated from the coding sequence ATGAGCAATGAAATTCTGTCTCCGGCCGAAATGGCTGAGGCCGACCGGCTGACGATTTCGGCCGGACCACGCGACGGCATCGGCCTGATGCGCAATGCAGGTGGCGCAGTCGCTGCAGTGGTGCTCGCCCATTTTCCGGCTGCCAGGCGCGTCCACGTGCTGTGCGGGCCCGGCAACAATGGCGGCGATGGATATGTCGTCGCCCGCATTCTTGGGGATAGCGCCGTCGACGTCTTGCTGTGGGCATCCAGCTCGCCCAAAGCCGGCAGCGACGCAGCGCTCGCCGCGTCGGAATGCCCGGTCAGGCCCCGGCCACTGTCGGAATTTGCCGCCGATCAAGGTTCTATCCTGGTCGATGCGCTTTATGGGGCGGGGCTGTCCAAGCCGCTGTCCGGTGATGCCGCCCGGGCGGTCGAGGTTGCGACAGAACTGAACCTGCCTGTCGTCGCGGTCGACCTGCCCTCAGGCGTGTCGGGCGAGAGCGGCCAGATTCTCGGCCAGGCATTTCGCGCCCGGATCACGGTGACGTTCGCGCGAAAAAAGCCCGGCCATCTGCTGTTGCCTGGGCGCGAGATGTGCGGCGAACTGGTGCTTGCCGACATCGGCATCGGCGACGAGATCGTTGCGCAGCTTGAACCGCGAACTTTCGAGAACGCCCCGTCGCTTTGGTTAGAAAGTTTCCCGATTCCAGCCGTCGACACGCATAAATACAGGCGCGGCCATGTCGGCGTCTTTTCCGGCGGGCCATCGGCGACGGGTGCGGCACGGCTGTCGGCGCTTGCTGCGGCCAGAAGCGGGGCAGGGGCGGTGACCGTGCTGTCGCCGGCGAATGCTGTGCAAGTGAATGCCGCGCATCTGACTTCGATCATGCTGAAAAAGGCCGACAGCATCGCGGACGTACAGGACTTCATCGACAGCCGCCGGCCATCGGCGTTCGTCCTCGGACCCGGGTTTGGCGTCGGCGAAAAAACCCGCGATTTTGCCCTCGGCGTGCTGGCCAACGGAGAGCGGCAAGACGGCAGGGTCGACGGGCTGGTGCTCGATGCCGATGGCATCAGCTCGTTTCGCGATACACCGAAAGTCCTGTTCGAAGCCGCCCGTCGCCCGAACGCGCCGGCGTTGGTGCTGACGCCGCATGAGGGCGAATTCGCCAGGCTGTTTGCGGACATCGCCGGAGACAAGAACCTGTCCAAGCTGGCCAAGGCGCGCGCTGCCGCCGAGCGCGCCGGCGCCGTCGTCGTCTACAAGGGCGCGGACACGGTGATCGCGGCGCCCGATGGCAGGGCGGCGATCAACGGCAACGGCGCGCCATGGCTGGCCACAGCCGGTTCGGGCGACGTGCTGTCGGGCATCATCGCCGGCTTCCTGGCGCAAGGCATGCCGGCTTTCGAAGCCGCCTGCGCGGCGGTCTGGATCCATGCTGAGGCCGGCAGCCGTTTCGGACCTGGGCTGATCGCTGAAGACTTGCCGCTGGCGCTGGTGCCGGTGCTGCGCGAGCTTGCCGAAAATCGCAAGGAGGTAACTGCTTGA
- a CDS encoding acyl-CoA carboxylase subunit beta, with translation MKDVLKELERRRAMARMGGGKARIDAQHKKGKLTARERIEVFLDEGSFEEFDMYVEHRSTDFGMEKTKIAGDGVVTGWGTVNGRPVYVFAKDFTVFGGSLSEAHAEKVVKVQEMALRNRAPIIGLYDAGGARIQEGVAALGGYAEIFQRNVLASGVIPQISLIMGPCAGGDVYSPAMTDFIFMVRGTSYMFVTGPDVVKTVTNETVTAESLGGALVHTTKSSIADGAYDNDVEALLQMRRLVDLLPASNTAEIPEIECYQSVADDDLSLDRLIPDNANKPYDIKELILKVADEGDFFEIQQDFAKNIVTGFGRVEGRTVGFVANQPMVLAGVLDSDASRKAARFVRFCDCFSIPIVTFVDVPGFLPGTAQEYGGLIKHGAKLLFAYAEATVPKITVITRKAYGGAYDVMASKHLRGDMNYAWPTAQIAVMGARGAVEIIYRKDIGDAEKIAAHTKAYEDRFLSPFVAAERGYVDEVIMPHSTRRRIARALRMLRNKNMQNPWKKHDNIPL, from the coding sequence ATGAAGGACGTGCTGAAGGAACTCGAGCGCCGCCGCGCCATGGCGCGCATGGGCGGCGGCAAGGCCCGCATCGACGCTCAGCACAAGAAGGGCAAACTCACCGCGCGCGAACGCATCGAGGTCTTCCTCGACGAAGGTTCGTTCGAGGAGTTCGACATGTATGTCGAGCATCGCTCGACCGATTTCGGCATGGAGAAAACCAAGATCGCCGGCGACGGCGTCGTCACCGGCTGGGGTACCGTCAACGGTCGGCCGGTCTATGTCTTCGCCAAGGACTTTACCGTGTTCGGCGGGTCGCTGTCCGAAGCCCACGCCGAAAAAGTGGTCAAGGTGCAGGAGATGGCGCTGCGCAATCGCGCGCCGATCATCGGCCTCTACGACGCCGGCGGCGCCCGCATCCAGGAAGGCGTGGCAGCCCTCGGCGGCTATGCCGAGATTTTTCAACGCAATGTGCTCGCCTCCGGCGTCATCCCGCAGATTTCACTGATCATGGGCCCGTGCGCCGGCGGCGACGTCTATTCGCCGGCCATGACCGACTTCATCTTCATGGTGCGCGGCACCTCCTACATGTTCGTCACCGGCCCGGACGTGGTGAAGACCGTCACCAACGAGACGGTCACCGCCGAGAGCCTCGGCGGCGCCTTGGTCCACACGACGAAGTCGTCGATCGCCGATGGCGCTTACGACAATGACGTCGAGGCGCTGCTGCAAATGCGCCGACTGGTCGACCTGCTGCCTGCCTCCAACACGGCCGAAATCCCCGAGATCGAATGTTATCAGTCGGTCGCCGATGACGATCTGTCGCTCGACCGTCTGATCCCCGACAATGCCAATAAACCCTACGACATCAAGGAGTTGATCCTTAAAGTTGCCGATGAGGGTGATTTCTTCGAGATCCAGCAGGATTTTGCGAAAAACATCGTCACCGGTTTCGGGCGCGTCGAAGGGCGCACGGTCGGCTTCGTCGCCAACCAGCCGATGGTGCTGGCCGGCGTGCTCGACTCGGACGCCAGCCGCAAGGCGGCGCGGTTCGTGCGCTTCTGCGACTGTTTTTCAATTCCGATCGTCACCTTCGTCGACGTTCCAGGCTTCCTGCCCGGCACCGCGCAGGAATATGGCGGGCTGATCAAGCACGGTGCCAAGCTCTTGTTCGCCTATGCCGAAGCGACCGTCCCGAAGATCACAGTCATCACCCGAAAAGCTTATGGCGGCGCGTATGACGTGATGGCGTCGAAGCATCTGCGCGGCGACATGAACTATGCCTGGCCGACGGCGCAGATCGCAGTGATGGGCGCCCGGGGCGCGGTCGAGATCATCTATCGCAAGGACATCGGCGATGCGGAGAAGATCGCAGCACATACAAAGGCTTACGAGGATCGCTTCCTGTCGCCCTTCGTCGCCGCCGAGCGCGGCTATGTCGACGAGGTGATCATGCCGCATTCGACCCGCCGCCGCATTGCGCGCGCGCTGCGCATGCTGCGCAACAAGAATATGCAGAACCCCTGGAAGAAGCACGACAACATTCCGTTGTGA
- a CDS encoding transcriptional regulator, translating to MKNNIEISEDLSRRIDILASRSKLTRDQIIEDALSHGRSLAWQEKWIAGVQSGIEAAEREDFASEEEITAVLNKFSQA from the coding sequence ATGAAGAACAACATTGAGATATCAGAGGATTTGAGCCGCCGGATCGACATCTTGGCCTCGCGCTCCAAGCTGACTCGCGATCAGATCATTGAGGATGCTCTGTCGCACGGTCGTTCTCTGGCGTGGCAGGAAAAGTGGATTGCCGGTGTTCAGTCGGGTATCGAGGCCGCTGAGCGTGAGGATTTCGCAAGCGAAGAAGAGATCACGGCGGTTCTCAACAAATTCAGTCAGGCATAA
- a CDS encoding type II toxin-antitoxin system RelE/ParE family toxin → MRIVWTRHYLIELASIGDYIGERNPRAAARVVNDIHSKTARLLSANPFIGRIGEIKGTRELVISGTPYIVAYRVKDTQIEVLFVQHGAREWPDEV, encoded by the coding sequence GTGCGAATTGTCTGGACCCGCCACTATCTGATCGAGCTTGCATCAATTGGCGACTATATCGGCGAGCGTAACCCGCGGGCCGCTGCTCGAGTTGTCAATGACATTCATTCAAAGACTGCTCGGCTGTTATCCGCCAATCCATTTATCGGACGCATCGGCGAGATCAAGGGCACTCGTGAACTGGTGATTTCCGGTACACCCTACATCGTCGCGTATCGGGTGAAAGACACTCAAATTGAAGTTCTGTTCGTCCAGCATGGGGCGAGGGAATGGCCGGACGAAGTTTGA
- a CDS encoding DEAD/DEAH box helicase codes for MTNENTFAGNTTSTGNTAELTGFAALGITGALLKATHAAGFTDPKPIQAQAIPPQLEGRDIFGIAQTGSGKTAAFALPILSKIIALGTKRRPKTARALILAPTRELAVQIEEMIKLLAKGAHVSTALVLGGVSRFSQVKKIAPGVDILIATPGRLTDLVREGDLILADTKWLVLDEGDRMLDMGFINDVKRIARATAPDRQTVLFSATMPAEIAELAKGLLKNPIRVEVAPHSTAAAEIVQGVVFARTKQKRQVLATMLADEAMKSVIIFSRTKHGADRVTKDLDRDGFKAAVIHGNKSQNVRQKALNDFRDGSVRILVATDIAARGIDVPGISHVVNFDLPDEAESYVHRIGRTGRNGMDGIAITLCDPSENSKLRQVERIIRTKLPIVADHLGSPDPQRNPAEKNERSFEPANDRNGRRDGRRPGGHNNGNKRFGDKPAFAGERKPEGAKPFKGNNKRRFGGKRPAARAA; via the coding sequence TTGACCAACGAAAACACTTTTGCCGGTAACACCACCTCGACCGGCAACACTGCGGAACTCACCGGTTTCGCGGCCCTTGGAATTACCGGCGCGCTGCTCAAGGCCACCCATGCCGCAGGCTTCACCGATCCGAAGCCGATCCAGGCTCAGGCGATCCCGCCGCAGCTGGAAGGCCGTGACATTTTCGGCATCGCCCAGACCGGTTCGGGCAAGACCGCGGCGTTCGCGCTGCCGATCCTGTCGAAGATCATCGCGCTCGGCACCAAGCGCCGGCCGAAGACCGCTCGTGCGCTGATCCTGGCGCCGACGCGTGAACTCGCCGTGCAGATCGAAGAGATGATCAAGCTGCTCGCCAAGGGCGCGCATGTCTCGACAGCACTCGTGCTTGGCGGCGTCTCGCGCTTTAGCCAGGTAAAGAAGATTGCTCCCGGCGTCGATATTTTGATCGCCACGCCCGGTCGGCTGACCGACCTGGTGCGTGAGGGCGACCTCATTCTTGCCGACACCAAATGGCTGGTGCTCGATGAGGGCGACCGCATGCTCGACATGGGCTTCATCAACGACGTCAAGCGCATCGCCAGGGCGACCGCGCCGGACCGTCAGACGGTGCTGTTCTCGGCGACCATGCCGGCCGAAATCGCCGAGCTGGCGAAAGGCCTGCTGAAGAACCCGATCCGTGTCGAAGTGGCGCCGCACAGCACTGCGGCAGCCGAGATCGTGCAGGGCGTCGTCTTTGCCCGCACCAAGCAAAAGCGTCAGGTTCTGGCGACGATGCTCGCCGACGAGGCGATGAAGTCGGTCATCATCTTTTCGCGCACCAAGCATGGCGCCGACAGGGTGACCAAGGATCTCGATCGCGACGGCTTCAAGGCCGCCGTCATCCACGGCAACAAGTCGCAGAACGTCCGCCAGAAGGCGCTGAACGATTTCCGCGACGGTTCGGTGCGCATTCTTGTGGCAACCGATATCGCGGCGCGCGGCATCGACGTGCCCGGCATCAGCCATGTGGTGAATTTCGACCTGCCGGACGAGGCCGAGAGCTATGTCCACCGCATCGGCCGCACCGGTCGTAACGGCATGGACGGCATCGCCATCACGCTTTGCGACCCGTCCGAGAACAGCAAGCTGCGCCAGGTCGAGCGCATCATCCGCACCAAGCTGCCGATCGTCGCCGATCATCTCGGCAGTCCCGACCCGCAGCGCAATCCTGCCGAAAAGAACGAGCGCAGCTTCGAGCCGGCCAACGATCGCAATGGTCGTCGCGACGGCAGGCGGCCGGGCGGCCACAACAACGGCAACAAGCGCTTCGGCGACAAGCCGGCCTTCGCCGGCGAGCGCAAGCCGGAAGGCGCCAAGCCGTTCAAGGGCAACAACAAGCGTCGTTTCGGCGGCAAGCGGCCAGCAGCGCGGGCTGCGTAA
- a CDS encoding alpha/beta hydrolase produces the protein MGRRIVLAVLGLAVILFLAFVLGPRVQADTTIIFDPSVIGDDPQAYLARKEAAVPDIHDGLEKEIIWANPMVHARTPLSIVYIHGFSASKGEVRPLPDEVADQLDANLFYTRLTGHGQGGAAMADGSVNAWINDYEEALAIGRAIGDKVIVIATSTGGSLAAWAATQPGASDGVAAIAFISPNFGVKASGAELLTMPWGREIAELVAGKQRSFVPRNALHEKFWTYRYPIAATLPMVALTELAYGAPVEKATIPALFIFCDSDRIVRPDRTREIAGRWGAAHELVPVDATGDRDNHVIAGDALSPSTTAYLAQRIAVWVEAVVK, from the coding sequence ATGGGGCGACGGATCGTGCTTGCGGTATTGGGTCTCGCCGTCATTCTTTTTCTCGCCTTCGTGCTTGGCCCGCGCGTCCAAGCCGACACCACGATCATCTTCGATCCTTCCGTGATCGGCGATGACCCGCAAGCCTATCTGGCACGCAAGGAGGCGGCCGTACCTGATATCCACGACGGGCTGGAAAAGGAAATCATCTGGGCCAATCCGATGGTTCACGCCAGGACGCCGCTATCGATCGTCTATATCCACGGCTTTTCGGCGTCGAAGGGCGAGGTTCGTCCGCTTCCCGACGAGGTCGCCGACCAGCTCGACGCCAATCTTTTCTACACCCGTCTCACCGGCCACGGACAGGGCGGTGCCGCGATGGCGGACGGCAGCGTCAACGCCTGGATCAACGATTATGAGGAAGCGCTCGCCATCGGTCGAGCGATCGGCGACAAGGTGATCGTCATCGCCACCTCGACCGGCGGCTCGCTGGCAGCCTGGGCTGCGACGCAGCCGGGCGCATCGGACGGGGTGGCGGCAATAGCGTTCATCTCGCCGAATTTCGGCGTCAAGGCTTCCGGCGCCGAACTCCTGACCATGCCGTGGGGCCGGGAGATCGCCGAACTGGTCGCCGGCAAGCAGCGCAGCTTCGTGCCACGCAATGCGCTGCACGAGAAATTCTGGACCTACCGCTATCCGATCGCGGCGACGCTGCCGATGGTGGCGCTGACAGAACTTGCCTATGGCGCGCCGGTGGAGAAGGCGACCATCCCTGCCCTGTTCATCTTTTGCGATTCGGACAGGATCGTGCGGCCGGACCGCACCCGTGAAATCGCCGGGCGCTGGGGCGCGGCGCACGAACTGGTGCCGGTCGACGCTACCGGCGATCGGGACAATCATGTCATTGCCGGAGACGCGCTGTCGCCGTCGACCACGGCTTACCTCGCGCAGCGCATTGCGGTGTGGGTTGAGGCGGTGGTGAAGTAG
- a CDS encoding SDR family oxidoreductase, which yields MTLYRADPKHGVAWITGGSSGIGRSLAKDLAAQGYVVAVTALDDDPIDTLVVETAQMPGHVTAYPCDVTDEKRMARTVAAIEKDLGPIVLAVFNAGSYIATAGEDLTVRGFRQSFDVNYFGIINGLVPVIERMRVRARGHIVLVGSVTAYFGWPTTAAYGGTKAAINILAESLKYDFDKMNVRIQVINPGFVDTPLTEKNLLPMPGLMPVNRASRRMARGIRSGGFEVTFPRRLSWGLKLLRILPRPFCRLVISTATRWKARPLNFDRKPPSE from the coding sequence ATGACACTCTATCGGGCCGACCCGAAGCACGGCGTCGCCTGGATTACCGGCGGCAGCAGCGGCATCGGCCGTTCACTGGCCAAGGACCTTGCGGCGCAAGGCTATGTCGTCGCGGTGACGGCGCTCGACGACGATCCGATCGATACGCTGGTTGTGGAGACGGCGCAGATGCCGGGCCACGTCACGGCCTATCCTTGCGACGTCACCGACGAGAAACGCATGGCAAGGACGGTCGCGGCGATCGAGAAGGATCTCGGCCCGATCGTCTTGGCCGTGTTCAATGCCGGGAGCTATATTGCGACCGCCGGCGAGGACCTCACTGTCCGTGGATTTCGCCAGTCCTTCGATGTCAATTATTTCGGCATCATCAACGGCCTGGTGCCGGTCATCGAGCGCATGCGCGTCCGCGCGCGCGGCCATATCGTCCTGGTCGGTTCGGTCACCGCCTATTTCGGCTGGCCGACCACGGCCGCCTATGGCGGCACCAAGGCAGCGATCAATATCCTCGCCGAGTCGCTGAAGTACGATTTCGACAAGATGAACGTCCGCATCCAGGTGATAAACCCGGGCTTCGTCGATACCCCGCTGACCGAGAAGAATTTGCTGCCGATGCCCGGGCTGATGCCCGTCAATCGCGCCTCGCGCCGCATGGCGCGCGGCATCAGATCCGGCGGCTTCGAAGTCACCTTCCCGCGCCGCTTGAGCTGGGGCCTGAAGCTGCTCAGAATCCTGCCGAGACCATTCTGCCGATTGGTCATCAGCACCGCGACCCGCTGGAAGGCGCGTCCGCTGAATTTCGACCGCAAGCCGCCGAGCGAATAG
- a CDS encoding cysteine synthase A gives MPRSVIEAIGNTPLIRLNKASEETGCEILGKAEFMNPGQSVKDRAALFIIRDAEQRGLLRPGGVIVEGTAGNTGIGLTLVAKALGYRTVIVIPETQSQEKKDTIRLLGAELIEVPAVPYKNPNNYVKLSGRLAEQMARSEPNGAIWANQFDNVANRDGHTRTTAEEIWAQTGGKVDGFVSAVGSGGTLAGVAFGLKARSKDVKVALADPLGAALHSFYTTGELKSEGSSITEGIGQGRVTANLEGFTPDFSFQIPDEDALPIVFDLIQEEGLCVGGSTGINIAGAIRLAREMGPGHTIVTVLCDYGTRYQSKLFNPEFLRQKQLPVPGWMEQRSTISVPFEEVA, from the coding sequence ATGCCCCGTTCTGTGATCGAAGCGATCGGCAACACGCCTCTGATCCGCCTCAACAAAGCCTCGGAAGAAACCGGCTGCGAGATCCTGGGCAAGGCCGAATTCATGAATCCGGGCCAGTCGGTCAAGGACCGTGCCGCGCTGTTCATCATCCGCGACGCCGAGCAGCGCGGCCTCCTGAGGCCGGGTGGGGTGATCGTCGAGGGGACGGCCGGCAACACCGGCATCGGATTGACGCTGGTTGCCAAGGCGCTTGGCTACCGCACCGTGATCGTGATCCCGGAGACGCAAAGCCAGGAGAAGAAGGACACGATCAGATTACTCGGCGCCGAGCTGATCGAGGTGCCTGCTGTACCTTACAAGAACCCCAACAATTATGTGAAACTGTCAGGTCGTCTGGCCGAGCAGATGGCCCGGTCCGAGCCGAACGGCGCGATCTGGGCCAATCAGTTCGACAACGTCGCCAACCGTGATGGCCATACCCGCACCACGGCGGAAGAAATCTGGGCCCAGACCGGCGGCAAGGTCGACGGTTTCGTCTCGGCAGTCGGCTCCGGCGGAACACTGGCCGGGGTCGCCTTCGGGCTCAAGGCCAGGAGCAAGGACGTCAAGGTCGCGCTCGCCGATCCGCTCGGCGCGGCGCTCCATAGCTTCTACACCACCGGTGAGCTGAAATCCGAAGGCAGCTCGATCACCGAAGGCATCGGGCAGGGGCGGGTCACCGCCAATCTGGAAGGGTTCACACCGGATTTCTCCTTTCAGATCCCGGACGAGGACGCGCTGCCGATCGTCTTCGACCTGATCCAGGAGGAGGGCCTGTGTGTCGGCGGCTCGACCGGCATCAACATTGCCGGCGCGATCCGGCTGGCACGTGAGATGGGTCCCGGCCACACCATCGTGACCGTGCTTTGCGACTACGGCACGCGCTATCAGTCGAAACTGTTCAACCCGGAATTCCTGCGCCAAAAGCAGCTGCCGGTGCCGGGCTGGATGGAACAGCGGAGCACGATCTCGGTGCCGTTCGAAGAGGTTGCGTGA
- a CDS encoding alanyl-tRNA editing protein: MAYRTDALFRDDAYLRTADATVVAVNDRGGIILDRTIFYATSGGQPGDTGTLERADGSLIAVAATITGESKDDIIHVPPPEQAVPEVGEPVKLALNWQRRHLLMRMHTACHLLTVVCPFPITGASVSEDDSRIDFDIPDAGFTREDVTARLMELVRADHPVFVRLITDEELAGNPGLVKSKNVRPPVGTGKIRLVCIGDNASIDSQPCGGTHVKSTGEVGEIHIGKIEKKGRENRRFRIRFGPMPPA, from the coding sequence ATGGCTTACAGGACGGATGCCCTGTTTCGCGACGACGCCTATCTCAGGACGGCTGACGCCACGGTTGTCGCCGTCAACGACCGTGGCGGCATCATTCTCGACCGGACGATCTTCTATGCCACATCGGGCGGGCAGCCTGGCGATACGGGCACCCTCGAACGCGCCGATGGCAGCCTGATCGCTGTTGCCGCTACCATCACCGGTGAGTCCAAGGATGACATCATCCATGTGCCGCCGCCTGAGCAGGCGGTGCCTGAGGTCGGTGAGCCGGTAAAGCTTGCCCTCAATTGGCAGAGGCGGCATCTGCTGATGCGCATGCACACAGCCTGCCACTTGCTTACCGTCGTCTGCCCGTTCCCGATCACCGGCGCCTCGGTTTCCGAGGACGACAGCCGTATCGATTTCGATATTCCGGATGCCGGCTTCACCAGGGAAGATGTGACGGCCCGGCTGATGGAATTGGTGCGGGCCGACCACCCGGTCTTTGTCAGGCTGATCACCGACGAGGAACTGGCGGGCAATCCGGGACTGGTGAAATCGAAAAATGTTCGGCCACCGGTCGGCACGGGCAAGATCCGCCTGGTCTGCATTGGCGACAACGCCTCGATCGACAGCCAGCCTTGCGGGGGCACCCATGTGAAGAGCACTGGAGAAGTCGGCGAGATCCATATCGGTAAGATCGAGAAGAAGGGTCGTGAGAACCGGCGCTTCCGAATACGCTTTGGACCGATGCCGCCAGCCTGA
- the sseA gene encoding 3-mercaptopyruvate sulfurtransferase, translating into MAEDSPFTVDADWLQKRLGEPGLTIVDASWYLPAQKRDARAEYDAAHIPGARFLDHDAISDPDSPLPHTLPSPQHFAQYVGAMGISADDTIAVYDGPGFFSAPRAWWMFRVMGVFQVYILDGGFDRWKVEGRPVTAEPTKIAPCVFHADFDAARVASLADMRRIIETGESQVADARSPGRFAGTEPEPRAGIRSGHMPGARNVPFSALAEDGELLSKDRLRKVIEGAGIDLSKPVVTSCGSGVTAAAITLALETLGHTDNRLYDGSWTEWGGLGDTPVVTGKD; encoded by the coding sequence ATGGCCGAAGACAGCCCTTTCACCGTCGATGCGGACTGGTTGCAGAAGCGCCTTGGCGAGCCTGGCCTAACCATCGTCGACGCGTCGTGGTATTTGCCGGCGCAGAAGCGCGACGCGCGCGCCGAATATGACGCAGCGCACATTCCGGGCGCCCGTTTCCTTGACCATGATGCGATCTCGGATCCTGATTCGCCACTGCCGCACACGCTGCCGTCGCCGCAGCATTTCGCCCAATATGTCGGCGCCATGGGCATTTCGGCCGACGATACCATCGCTGTCTATGACGGTCCGGGCTTCTTCTCGGCGCCGCGCGCCTGGTGGATGTTCCGTGTCATGGGGGTGTTCCAGGTCTACATATTGGACGGCGGCTTCGATCGCTGGAAAGTTGAGGGACGGCCGGTGACGGCGGAGCCAACGAAGATCGCGCCTTGCGTGTTCCATGCCGACTTCGATGCCGCTCGCGTCGCCAGCCTGGCCGACATGCGCCGGATCATCGAGACCGGAGAAAGCCAGGTCGCCGATGCGCGCTCGCCTGGACGGTTTGCCGGTACCGAGCCGGAGCCTCGCGCCGGCATCCGCTCGGGCCACATGCCCGGCGCGCGCAATGTGCCGTTTTCGGCGCTTGCCGAGGACGGCGAGCTGCTGTCGAAAGACCGGTTGCGCAAGGTGATCGAGGGCGCCGGCATCGACCTGTCAAAGCCGGTTGTCACCTCTTGCGGCTCAGGCGTTACGGCGGCGGCGATCACGTTGGCGCTCGAGACGCTGGGCCATACCGACAACAGGCTCTACGACGGTTCATGGACCGAATGGGGTGGACTTGGCGATACGCCCGTCGTCACGGGCAAGGACTGA
- a CDS encoding GNAT family N-acetyltransferase, producing the protein MENGALEDIEVTVTFLEMHAPPAYSPPLPYNRQIALLKTKDIPLHFYRYLMDRVGRKWHWVNVLRLSDEELSAGIHREDRDIRVLYLDGSPAGFFDLKPHLPGEVELAYFGMMEHATGQGIGRWFLGAAIDAAWSHGPRRVTVQTCTLDHPAALPLYQKLGFEPVAQKKEMVHPMTFAERAASVMRP; encoded by the coding sequence ATGGAAAATGGCGCGCTTGAAGACATCGAGGTCACGGTGACGTTTCTCGAAATGCATGCGCCACCGGCCTATTCGCCGCCGCTGCCGTACAACCGCCAGATCGCGCTGCTGAAGACCAAGGACATTCCGCTGCATTTCTACCGCTATTTGATGGATCGGGTAGGCCGTAAATGGCACTGGGTCAATGTGCTGAGGCTGAGCGACGAGGAGCTTTCTGCAGGGATCCATCGCGAGGACCGCGACATCAGGGTGCTCTATCTCGACGGCTCGCCGGCCGGCTTTTTCGACCTGAAGCCGCATCTGCCGGGAGAAGTGGAACTTGCCTATTTCGGCATGATGGAGCACGCCACCGGCCAAGGCATCGGCCGCTGGTTCCTGGGTGCCGCGATCGACGCCGCCTGGTCGCACGGACCAAGGCGGGTGACGGTGCAGACCTGCACGCTCGACCATCCGGCGGCATTGCCGCTCTACCAGAAGCTCGGCTTTGAACCGGTCGCGCAAAAGAAGGAGATGGTGCATCCAATGACCTTCGCCGAGCGTGCGGCCAGCGTCATGCGGCCATGA